The Synechococcus sp. WH 8101 sequence ATGGTTTGCCCGGACGTTGACGCCATGAAACTGGTCTGTTCTCAGGCTGAACTCAACGCCGCTCTGCAGCTCGTCAGTCGGGCCGTTGCGTCCAGACCCACCCATCCGGTGCTGGCCAACGTCCTGCTCACCGCGGATGCCGGCACCGGACGGCTCAGCCTCACCGGTTTTGACCTCAACCTCGGGATCCAGACGTCCCTGCCCGCATCGGTGGAGAGCAGTGGTGCCGTCACCTTGCCGGCGCGTCTGTTGGGGGAAATCGTGTCGCGTCTTTCGAGTGATTCACCCGTGACCCTCGCCAGCGATGGCGCTGGCGAACAGGTGGAGCTCACCAGCCTCAGTGGCAGTTACCAGATGCGGGGCATGCCCGCCGATGAGTTTCCCGAGCTGCCCCTGGTGGAAAACGGCACGGCCCTGAAAGTGGAGGCCGCTGCGTTGGCTCGCGCCTTGCGCGCCACCCTGTTCGCCAGCAGCGCTGATGAGGCCAAGCAACTCCTCACGGGTGTGCATCTGCGTTTTTCCGGTTCTCACCTGGAAGCAGCGTCCACGGATGGCCATCGCCTGGCGGTACTCGCCGTGACCGATGCCCTCCGCGAGGCCCCCACACTGGAGGGTGGGGAAGCCAGCGAGGGGGAGGCCTCTGATCTATCCGTCACC is a genomic window containing:
- the dnaN gene encoding DNA polymerase III subunit beta codes for the protein MKLVCSQAELNAALQLVSRAVASRPTHPVLANVLLTADAGTGRLSLTGFDLNLGIQTSLPASVESSGAVTLPARLLGEIVSRLSSDSPVTLASDGAGEQVELTSLSGSYQMRGMPADEFPELPLVENGTALKVEAAALARALRATLFASSADEAKQLLTGVHLRFSGSHLEAASTDGHRLAVLAVTDALREAPTLEGGEASEGEASDLSVTLPARSLREVERLVTSWKGDDPVTLFYDRGQVVVLAADQMVTSRTLEGTYPNYRQLIPDSFSRVFELDRRGFVAALERVAVLADQHNNVVRISSEPESGLVQISADAQDVGSGSESLASDLSGEPVQIAFNVRYVLDGLKAMEADRIKLRCNAPTTPAVLTAADDDSGFTYLVMPVQIRS